A genomic segment from Peribacillus sp. ACCC06369 encodes:
- a CDS encoding reverse transcriptase-like protein, whose translation MKVIMQWTYHASKKPSADFVSDWLDAGTALVITEDLEKAGRLKEVEFKDEFDTVWTKKELKKLLTEVEEEPQDVTVFFDGGFQKDEKMAGIGVAIYYRQGKKFWRLRTNVKLEQFESNNEAEYAAFHEAVRQMDELGIHHQSCVFKGDSLVVLNQLSGEWPCMEENLNKWLDRIEAKLDKLKIIPVYKPISRKENQEADRLATLALQGKAIFSKIEVAGSKEP comes from the coding sequence TTGAAGGTAATTATGCAATGGACATATCATGCTTCAAAAAAACCATCTGCCGATTTCGTTTCGGATTGGCTTGATGCCGGGACTGCACTAGTCATTACAGAAGACCTTGAAAAGGCGGGAAGGCTGAAAGAAGTGGAATTCAAGGATGAATTTGATACAGTATGGACAAAGAAGGAGCTAAAGAAACTCCTTACTGAAGTTGAAGAAGAGCCGCAGGATGTAACGGTTTTTTTTGATGGCGGTTTTCAAAAAGATGAAAAGATGGCAGGAATCGGTGTTGCCATTTATTATCGTCAAGGTAAGAAGTTCTGGCGTTTACGCACTAATGTAAAATTGGAGCAATTCGAATCCAATAATGAAGCGGAATATGCAGCATTTCATGAAGCGGTAAGGCAGATGGACGAACTTGGAATCCATCACCAAAGCTGTGTATTTAAAGGGGATTCTCTAGTTGTCTTAAATCAACTTTCCGGTGAATGGCCCTGTATGGAAGAAAACTTGAATAAATGGCTGGACCGCATTGAAGCGAAACTGGATAAGTTAAAGATCATTCCGGTCTACAAGCCAATTTCACGAAAGGAAAACCAGGAAGCCGATCGCCTGGCAACACTTGCTCTTCAGGGAAAAGCCATTTTCAGCAAAATAGAAGTTGCTGGGTCAAAGGAGCCATAA
- a CDS encoding sulfurtransferase produces MGYIMEKEELLPLLDSSDIKICDCRFRLGSPDAGFNEYQKDHISGAVYFDLEKDLSGQVQEHGGRHPLPDLEMFKDKLESNGITNDTVLVAYDGGEGSFASRFVWLLSYLGHQKVYVLNGGYRAWKDAGYPIDSNQTNYIQTKYHIDLNQTVFASFQKVKDYTMNRADHVVLMDSRESKRYEGIEEPIDKKAGHIPGAVNMVWSNVLENGYYKKKEDLQAHFSSIDLDKEIIVYCGSGVTASPNYIALKEAGYKDVKIYIGSFSDWISYDENPIE; encoded by the coding sequence ATGGGTTATATAATGGAAAAAGAAGAGCTGTTGCCGTTGTTGGATTCTAGTGATATCAAGATCTGTGACTGTCGCTTTCGTCTAGGCTCTCCTGATGCAGGGTTTAATGAATACCAAAAAGACCATATTTCCGGTGCTGTTTATTTCGATCTTGAAAAGGACTTATCGGGGCAGGTTCAAGAACATGGCGGAAGACATCCTCTTCCTGACCTGGAAATGTTTAAAGACAAACTGGAATCAAATGGCATTACCAATGATACGGTACTTGTTGCTTATGATGGGGGAGAAGGTTCTTTTGCTTCAAGGTTTGTCTGGTTGCTGAGCTATCTTGGGCATCAGAAAGTCTATGTTCTTAACGGGGGATATCGCGCCTGGAAGGATGCGGGCTATCCGATTGACTCGAATCAAACGAATTATATTCAAACAAAATATCATATCGATTTAAATCAAACCGTTTTTGCATCTTTTCAAAAAGTGAAGGATTATACTATGAATAGGGCTGACCATGTCGTATTAATGGATTCAAGGGAATCTAAACGGTACGAGGGAATCGAGGAACCGATTGATAAAAAAGCCGGCCATATACCTGGTGCAGTAAATATGGTGTGGTCGAACGTCCTGGAAAATGGCTATTATAAAAAAAAGGAAGATCTTCAGGCGCATTTCTCAAGTATCGACTTGGATAAGGAAATCATTGTGTACTGTGGTTCAGGTGTAACGGCTTCTCCCAATTATATCGCCCTGAAAGAAGCGGGCTATAAAGATGTAAAGATATATATTGGCAGTTTCAGTGACTGGATCTCTTATGATGAAAATCCGATTGAATAA
- a CDS encoding zinc-finger domain-containing protein, whose translation MNRKKIYEEVEDVLASFCQDCFLRKHFRKEKGRSYAHQFCISECTVGEKLKQLGNELSGRS comes from the coding sequence ATGAACAGGAAAAAAATATATGAAGAAGTGGAAGATGTTCTCGCTTCGTTTTGCCAAGATTGTTTTTTACGAAAGCATTTTCGAAAAGAGAAGGGGCGTTCTTATGCCCATCAGTTCTGTATATCAGAATGTACAGTCGGTGAAAAATTAAAACAGCTAGGCAATGAACTTAGTGGCCGTTCGTAA
- a CDS encoding DUF6123 family protein, with amino-acid sequence MKYGVDAEVAKSTEEYVNFLEGKGFTFGNDAIGFIYFGKRYTDASDILVNAAIELTLKVQKNFDGSFYISFLENLKQNGIETRSAAVSFAKEQGLLK; translated from the coding sequence ATGAAGTATGGAGTGGATGCAGAAGTGGCGAAATCAACTGAAGAGTATGTTAATTTTTTAGAGGGTAAGGGATTCACTTTTGGTAATGACGCTATAGGTTTTATTTATTTTGGTAAGCGCTACACTGACGCAAGTGATATATTAGTCAATGCAGCAATAGAATTGACTTTGAAGGTTCAAAAGAATTTTGATGGTAGCTTCTATATTTCCTTTTTGGAAAACTTAAAACAAAATGGCATTGAAACGCGTAGTGCAGCGGTATCATTTGCTAAAGAACAGGGCCTGCTTAAATAA
- a CDS encoding reverse transcriptase-like protein encodes MIEVYIDGASAGNPGPSGAGVFINNNGVVERHSIPLGNMENHEAEYHALIKALEICVANNYQIVSFRTDSQAINQAIEKRFAKNKYAILLERALKLSAELELFFMKWIPSLENKSADVLARRAIRLNKAEEIHEQDS; translated from the coding sequence TTGATCGAAGTGTATATTGATGGTGCCAGTGCGGGCAATCCAGGGCCGAGCGGGGCAGGTGTTTTCATAAATAATAATGGTGTGGTCGAGCGGCACTCCATTCCGCTTGGAAATATGGAAAACCATGAAGCGGAGTACCATGCTTTAATCAAAGCGTTGGAAATTTGTGTAGCCAATAATTATCAAATCGTTTCTTTTCGGACTGACTCCCAAGCCATCAACCAGGCCATTGAAAAAAGATTTGCAAAAAATAAATACGCCATATTGCTGGAACGAGCGCTTAAACTTTCCGCCGAGCTTGAATTATTTTTCATGAAATGGATTCCAAGTCTCGAAAACAAGTCAGCGGATGTATTGGCGAGACGTGCCATTCGATTGAATAAGGCTGAGGAAATTCATGAACAAGACAGCTGA
- a CDS encoding DMT family transporter yields MNKTADFSLLFVVFIWGVTFVMVQNALSFLDPFTFNAVRFFMALFFLLIPYISTLRKRGKTWNKGLFRAGFHIGVWLFLGYGLQTIGLNHTTPAKTGFITGLSVVMVPVFSLLLLKHRLSRNTVIGVAAATVGLYLMTFADRSNLNIGDLLVFLCAISFAMQIITTARYAKTHPALPLTLIQVSTVSLLSFVSAFIFKENHSVIFSSEVMLQKDVWTALLVTAALATAFAFFAQTFFQAYTTPTRVALIFSMEPVFAALSSYILIGEKLTSASIIGCVFIFMGMILAELPAKKKKPVTQEFS; encoded by the coding sequence ATGAACAAGACAGCTGATTTTTCATTATTATTCGTTGTATTCATCTGGGGTGTCACTTTTGTCATGGTTCAAAATGCCCTATCGTTTCTTGACCCCTTCACGTTTAATGCCGTCCGTTTTTTCATGGCCTTGTTTTTCTTACTCATCCCTTATATATCGACTTTACGCAAAAGAGGGAAAACATGGAATAAAGGCCTTTTTAGAGCGGGGTTTCATATTGGGGTTTGGCTTTTTCTTGGGTATGGTCTTCAAACGATTGGATTGAATCATACAACTCCTGCGAAGACGGGCTTCATAACAGGCCTAAGTGTCGTCATGGTACCTGTTTTTTCTCTGTTACTTTTGAAACACAGGCTATCCCGCAATACGGTCATAGGTGTGGCAGCTGCAACCGTGGGGCTTTATTTAATGACTTTCGCGGACCGCTCCAATTTGAATATCGGTGATTTACTCGTATTTTTATGCGCAATAAGTTTCGCCATGCAGATCATTACGACCGCCAGATATGCCAAAACCCATCCCGCTTTACCGTTGACGCTGATTCAGGTTTCCACCGTATCTTTATTATCCTTTGTTTCAGCCTTCATTTTCAAAGAGAATCATTCTGTCATCTTCAGCTCAGAGGTCATGTTACAGAAAGATGTATGGACTGCTTTATTGGTTACGGCAGCACTTGCCACGGCGTTCGCCTTTTTCGCCCAAACCTTCTTCCAAGCCTATACGACACCTACAAGAGTCGCGTTGATCTTTTCAATGGAACCGGTTTTTGCTGCGTTATCCTCATACATATTGATAGGGGAAAAATTGACTTCCGCTTCCATCATCGGCTGTGTCTTCATTTTCATGGGGATGATACTTGCTGAGCTACCTGCGAAGAAAAAGAAACCGGTCACACAGGAGTTTTCCTGA
- a CDS encoding nucleotidyltransferase domain-containing protein, whose product MKENLISKLKYLEKNENMTILMAAVTGSHSFGVSSVHSDIDVRFIYVHNDKRTYLSLSQPVEVIHLKQGLYDMEGWDLFKSSRLTVKSNPALFELFQSPIKLVTHPDYLRKMNDLITDCYSKKTLGHHYYRMMTDNLQQLAKPMESERKELKTWVQVYRSYLILVYIIQQGSLPPLSVWELLDVVSIDQEMKTRMTRIFKAKQKDECMTINDSEKNLSLLKGKSLFLKNEITKLPPGKNMETELNQLIWTILK is encoded by the coding sequence ATGAAAGAAAACCTTATTTCAAAATTGAAATACCTAGAAAAGAATGAGAATATGACCATTTTAATGGCTGCTGTTACAGGCAGCCATTCTTTTGGTGTATCTTCCGTCCATTCGGATATCGATGTTCGGTTTATATATGTTCATAATGATAAGCGAACATACCTCAGCTTGAGTCAGCCCGTTGAAGTGATTCATTTGAAACAAGGTCTATATGATATGGAAGGCTGGGATCTTTTTAAATCATCCCGTCTTACGGTAAAGAGTAATCCTGCTCTATTTGAATTATTTCAGTCACCAATCAAGCTGGTTACACATCCGGATTATCTTAGGAAGATGAATGATTTGATAACGGATTGCTATTCCAAAAAGACACTAGGACACCATTACTATCGGATGATGACCGACAATCTTCAACAATTGGCAAAACCAATGGAATCCGAAAGAAAAGAACTAAAAACATGGGTACAAGTTTACCGTTCATATTTAATCCTGGTATATATTATCCAACAGGGTTCACTGCCGCCTTTATCAGTATGGGAACTGCTTGATGTGGTTTCAATCGATCAAGAAATGAAAACCAGGATGACCCGAATATTTAAGGCAAAACAAAAGGATGAATGTATGACCATCAATGATAGCGAAAAGAATCTTTCGTTATTAAAAGGGAAATCACTTTTTTTAAAGAATGAAATAACTAAGCTTCCTCCCGGGAAGAACATGGAAACGGAGCTTAATCAATTAATTTGGACCATTTTGAAATAG
- a CDS encoding 5'-3' exonuclease H3TH domain-containing protein, which produces MKENELHPSFMLVDGMALLFRAFYATAVTGQFMINSKGIPTNAVQGFLKHMLTAVNHFSPSHVAVCWDMGSKTFRNELFDGYKANRSEAPVEMIPQFDLAKKAVEAFDIPNIGLSGYEADDCIGTIAKASAQHSRVGILTGDQDMLQLIEENISVLLLKKGYGNYEVHNPDSFFEWKGITPRQMIDLKALMGDTADNYPGVKGIGEKTALKLLIQYQSIEGILENVASLTNGQRAKIESAVDMLHLSRQLAEIKCDVPISCSLDDAVYRYDREKVKNLARDHEFRALLKMI; this is translated from the coding sequence ATGAAAGAAAATGAGCTACATCCATCATTTATGCTTGTTGACGGGATGGCGTTATTATTTAGAGCTTTTTATGCAACGGCCGTTACTGGTCAATTCATGATAAACTCAAAAGGCATTCCAACTAATGCCGTTCAAGGTTTTTTGAAGCATATGCTGACGGCAGTGAATCATTTTTCACCTAGTCATGTAGCGGTGTGCTGGGATATGGGCAGCAAGACTTTCAGAAATGAATTATTTGATGGATACAAGGCTAATCGTTCAGAAGCTCCAGTCGAAATGATCCCTCAATTCGACCTAGCGAAAAAAGCGGTTGAAGCGTTTGATATTCCTAACATAGGGCTCTCAGGATATGAAGCGGATGACTGTATCGGGACAATTGCGAAGGCATCTGCACAACATAGCCGAGTGGGTATATTGACAGGCGATCAAGATATGCTCCAGTTAATTGAAGAAAACATTTCCGTTCTTTTGTTAAAAAAAGGATATGGGAACTATGAAGTGCATAATCCCGATAGCTTTTTTGAATGGAAAGGGATCACTCCAAGACAAATGATTGATTTAAAAGCTTTAATGGGCGATACAGCTGATAACTATCCCGGAGTTAAGGGGATAGGTGAGAAGACTGCATTGAAATTATTGATTCAGTATCAAAGTATCGAAGGGATTCTTGAAAATGTTGCTTCATTGACCAACGGACAACGGGCTAAGATTGAATCAGCCGTCGATATGCTCCATTTATCCAGACAACTAGCAGAAATAAAATGTGATGTACCAATTTCATGTTCTTTGGATGATGCTGTTTATCGGTATGATCGCGAGAAGGTCAAAAATCTGGCTAGGGATCATGAATTCAGGGCTTTACTGAAAATGATTTAA